In Paenibacillus sp. FSL R7-0345, a single window of DNA contains:
- a CDS encoding transcriptional regulator: protein MSVKEQVLDIIKASATPLSAGEVEKLSGLERKAVDKAFTELKKENAIVSPVRCKWEAAVK from the coding sequence ATGAGCGTAAAAGAACAAGTGCTGGACATTATCAAAGCATCGGCAACACCGCTCAGCGCTGGTGAGGTCGAGAAGCTCTCCGGACTGGAACGCAAGGCGGTAGACAAAGCTTTTACTGAGCTGAAGAAGGAAAATGCCATTGTGTCCCCTGTGCGCTGCAAGTGGGAAGCTGCTGTAAAATAA
- a CDS encoding SPFH domain-containing protein, protein MKEKILRPVSGFWVIALIVVCLAGGIYGGAQEYVAVPVLLFLVAAVLCTSITIVQPNKSVVVTFFGQYVGTIVKSGMYAVIPFSIRKTVSLRVRNFNSVKLKVNDVEGNPIEIAAVIVFKVINSAKALFDVDKYMAFVEIQSETALRHVASKYPYDNFNESGMSLRANADEIAKELAVELQERLSLSGVEVIEARLTHLAYSTEIASTMLQRQQASAILSARQIIVEGAVGMVDMAIRQLKENGVVELDEERKAAMINNLMVAIVSERGASPVINAGSLY, encoded by the coding sequence ATGAAGGAGAAAATTTTGCGTCCGGTAAGCGGGTTTTGGGTCATTGCACTGATTGTGGTCTGTCTGGCAGGCGGGATCTACGGGGGAGCCCAGGAATATGTTGCAGTGCCGGTTCTTCTTTTCTTAGTTGCCGCTGTTCTGTGCACAAGCATCACGATCGTCCAGCCCAATAAGTCGGTTGTGGTTACTTTCTTTGGGCAATATGTCGGAACGATTGTAAAAAGCGGGATGTATGCGGTTATTCCGTTCAGTATCCGTAAAACCGTGTCGCTGCGGGTACGTAACTTCAACAGCGTCAAGCTAAAGGTAAATGATGTGGAAGGGAATCCGATCGAAATTGCGGCAGTAATTGTATTCAAGGTTATCAATTCTGCCAAGGCACTGTTTGATGTAGATAAATATATGGCGTTTGTGGAAATTCAGAGTGAGACGGCGCTCCGTCATGTAGCAAGCAAATACCCTTATGATAATTTTAATGAATCAGGGATGTCACTGCGGGCTAATGCCGACGAGATTGCCAAAGAGCTGGCTGTAGAGTTGCAGGAGCGACTGTCCTTGTCCGGGGTGGAAGTCATTGAGGCACGGCTGACCCATCTGGCGTATTCTACAGAGATTGCCAGCACAATGCTCCAGCGCCAGCAGGCTTCGGCGATTCTTTCAGCACGGCAGATCATTGTAGAAGGTGCTGTCGGCATGGTGGACATGGCGATCCGCCAGCTTAAAGAAAACGGCGTGGTTGAGCTTGATGAAGAACGCAAGGCGGCAATGATCAATAATCTGATGGTGGCCATTGTGTCGGAGCGCGGAGCGAGCCCGGTTATTAACGCCGGATCGTTGTACTAG
- a CDS encoding Arc family DNA-binding protein, with protein MAAKKSFPLRIDPELYEALERWAGEEFRSVNGHIEYLLRESLKRAGRLPGKKRREEE; from the coding sequence ATGGCGGCCAAAAAGAGCTTTCCGCTGCGGATTGATCCGGAGCTGTATGAAGCGCTGGAGCGTTGGGCGGGAGAGGAATTTCGCAGCGTAAACGGACACATTGAATATTTGCTGCGTGAGTCTTTGAAGCGCGCGGGCCGCTTGCCGGGAAAAAAACGCCGGGAAGAGGAGTAA
- the thrS gene encoding threonine--tRNA ligase, producing the protein MSVSIKLPDGSVREYENGSTIDDVAASISSGLRKNAAAGKLNGIVVDLSTALEEGALIEIVTLDSPEGLEVMRHSTAHLMAQATRRLFGAKEVKLGVGPVIEDGFYYDMDLEHPLNPEDLLKIEKEMERIINENLPIVRKEVSRKEALDIFGELGDPYKLELIEALPEDSVISIYEQGEFFDLCRGPHVPSTSKIKVFKLMNVAGAYWRGDSKNKMLQRVYGTAWIKKAQLDEHLRLLEEAKKRDHRKLGKELEIFTFNQLVGQGLPIWLPKGAKLRSILERYIVDLEASLGYQHVYTPVLGNVELYKTSGHWEHYQEDMFPKMVIDTEEFVLRPMNCPHHMMIYKSSMHSYRDLPIRIAELGTMHRYEMSGALTGLHRVRSMTLNDSHIFCRLDQIKSEFKRVLELIKQVYSDFGIHDYRFRLSYRDPQDTEKYFQNDEMWETAQRMLREVAEEAGLPFFEAEGEAAFYGPKLDVQIRTALGKEETLSTVQIDFLLPERFELEYVGDDGNKHRPVVLHRGILGTMERFVAFLLENFAGSLPLWLSPQQVKIIPVSSAFDDYAKDVEAKLQRSGIRAEVDLRNEKLGYKIREAQLEKLPYMFVVGENEMNAGTVSVRKRGEGDIGAKPLEEVVELLSKEISGRVI; encoded by the coding sequence ATGTCAGTTAGTATTAAGCTTCCGGACGGATCGGTCCGGGAATATGAGAATGGAAGCACGATCGACGATGTAGCGGCATCGATCAGCAGCGGCCTGCGCAAGAATGCAGCGGCAGGCAAGCTGAACGGGATTGTCGTTGACCTGTCGACAGCGCTTGAGGAAGGCGCACTCATCGAGATCGTTACGCTGGATTCGCCGGAAGGTCTGGAGGTTATGCGTCACAGTACAGCCCACCTGATGGCTCAGGCGACCAGACGTTTGTTCGGCGCCAAGGAAGTCAAGCTGGGTGTCGGTCCGGTTATTGAGGATGGCTTCTACTATGATATGGATCTGGAGCACCCGCTCAATCCCGAGGATCTGCTGAAGATCGAGAAGGAAATGGAACGTATCATTAATGAGAACCTGCCGATTGTCCGCAAGGAGGTCAGCCGCAAGGAAGCGCTGGATATTTTCGGTGAGCTCGGTGATCCGTACAAGCTGGAGCTGATCGAGGCTCTGCCGGAAGACAGCGTGATTTCGATCTATGAACAGGGAGAATTCTTTGACCTGTGCCGTGGTCCGCATGTGCCGTCCACTTCCAAGATCAAAGTATTCAAGCTGATGAATGTTGCCGGCGCTTACTGGCGCGGTGACAGCAAGAACAAGATGCTGCAGCGCGTATACGGTACTGCCTGGATCAAGAAGGCCCAGCTGGACGAACATCTCCGTCTCCTGGAGGAAGCGAAGAAGCGCGATCACCGGAAGCTTGGGAAAGAGCTGGAAATCTTCACCTTCAATCAGCTGGTTGGACAAGGCCTGCCGATCTGGCTGCCTAAGGGAGCCAAGCTGCGCAGCATTCTGGAGCGTTATATTGTCGATCTGGAAGCCAGCCTCGGCTACCAGCATGTATACACTCCTGTGCTTGGTAACGTAGAGCTGTACAAAACCTCGGGTCACTGGGAGCACTATCAGGAAGACATGTTCCCTAAGATGGTTATCGATACTGAAGAATTCGTATTGCGCCCGATGAACTGTCCGCATCACATGATGATCTATAAGAGCTCGATGCACAGCTACCGCGACCTGCCGATCCGTATTGCCGAGCTCGGCACCATGCACCGCTATGAAATGTCCGGCGCATTGACCGGTCTGCACCGTGTGCGTTCCATGACGCTGAATGATTCTCATATCTTCTGCCGTCTGGACCAGATCAAGAGCGAATTCAAACGCGTGCTAGAGCTGATCAAGCAGGTGTACAGCGACTTCGGAATTCATGATTACCGTTTCCGACTGTCCTACCGTGATCCGCAGGATACTGAAAAATACTTCCAGAACGATGAAATGTGGGAGACTGCACAGCGTATGCTGCGCGAGGTAGCGGAAGAAGCCGGTCTGCCGTTCTTTGAAGCGGAGGGCGAAGCAGCATTCTACGGACCTAAGCTGGATGTGCAGATCCGTACCGCGCTTGGCAAAGAAGAAACGCTGTCCACTGTACAGATCGACTTCCTGCTGCCTGAACGCTTCGAGCTGGAGTATGTCGGAGACGATGGAAACAAGCACCGTCCGGTTGTACTACACCGCGGTATTCTGGGTACGATGGAACGTTTCGTAGCGTTCCTGCTGGAGAACTTTGCCGGCTCCCTTCCACTGTGGCTGTCGCCGCAGCAGGTTAAGATTATTCCTGTATCGTCCGCTTTTGATGATTATGCCAAGGATGTTGAAGCGAAGCTGCAGAGAAGCGGAATCCGCGCTGAAGTCGATCTGCGTAACGAGAAGCTCGGCTATAAGATCCGTGAAGCCCAGCTGGAGAAGCTTCCGTATATGTTTGTAGTCGGCGAGAATGAGATGAATGCCGGCACCGTATCGGTCCGCAAACGCGGAGAAGGCGATATTGGTGCTAAGCCGCTCGAAGAAGTAGTAGAGCTGCTCAGCAAGGAAATTTCCGGCCGCGTTATTTAA
- a CDS encoding 3D domain-containing protein: MNKMGLCQRFWCLMVTVVLVSTVAGIYPDNRTGSARASGIMDIAGQLNNGTIKADEFQNKQGASFFTGISGNTQPEVQTTGRAIVYSQEAYFTGASQLGGTSRSKQPVKAPVPQATAAPQATEAPAAKKPDTAVKQTASVPVAAPAPEQIITSMKVTATGYTAGYESTGKTAKHPQYGITYSGVKVRRDKNAVSTIAADPKVLPLGSILYIPGYGYAVVADTGSAIKGRKIDLYFATTKQVYKEWGKKTVTVQLIKRGNGKCTESMLKDLGKAIQTYKTVPQDLLEEII; the protein is encoded by the coding sequence ATGAACAAAATGGGCTTATGCCAGAGGTTTTGGTGTCTTATGGTAACGGTAGTGCTTGTATCGACAGTAGCGGGTATCTATCCGGACAACCGGACCGGGTCCGCCCGGGCCAGCGGAATTATGGACATTGCAGGCCAGCTAAACAACGGCACAATAAAGGCAGATGAATTTCAAAATAAACAAGGCGCGTCCTTTTTTACAGGCATCAGCGGAAATACTCAGCCGGAGGTGCAGACCACCGGACGGGCCATCGTATATTCCCAGGAAGCTTACTTTACAGGAGCGTCCCAGCTCGGAGGTACTTCCCGGTCGAAGCAGCCGGTGAAAGCGCCAGTGCCGCAGGCCACGGCTGCACCACAGGCAACAGAAGCACCGGCCGCCAAGAAACCGGACACAGCTGTTAAGCAGACAGCCTCGGTTCCTGTCGCAGCACCGGCGCCGGAGCAGATCATCACTTCAATGAAGGTTACAGCGACCGGCTATACGGCAGGTTACGAATCGACAGGCAAGACAGCCAAGCATCCGCAATACGGCATTACTTACTCAGGCGTTAAAGTGCGCAGGGACAAAAATGCGGTATCCACCATTGCCGCAGACCCGAAGGTTCTGCCGCTGGGCAGCATACTCTACATTCCTGGTTACGGTTATGCGGTCGTTGCTGACACAGGCTCTGCCATCAAAGGACGTAAAATTGACTTGTATTTTGCCACCACCAAGCAGGTGTACAAGGAGTGGGGTAAAAAGACGGTTACGGTTCAGCTGATCAAACGCGGTAACGGAAAATGTACGGAGAGCATGCTGAAGGATTTGGGCAAGGCGATTCAGACCTACAAGACGGTTCCGCAGGACCTGCTGGAGGAAATAATCTAA